Proteins from one Setaria italica strain Yugu1 chromosome V, Setaria_italica_v2.0, whole genome shotgun sequence genomic window:
- the LOC101762328 gene encoding nuclear pore complex protein NUP62 isoform X1 gives MATSFGFGGGSAAAGSTASSPFSFSSTPSPFSFSQPAAASSPAPAFGSSPFSSSSAAASSAPTFGSSLFGASPAAAPASAAASSPFGFGSTGFSFGQATAAASSVASAPSLFRATPAASSAGTTPSLFGAATSATSSPGLFGAASAPASSPGLFGASATGSATTTPGLFGATTSAATTPGLFGATSAAATTPNLFGATSAAATTPSLFGAASSAASTPSLFSGASTGFGFGSSASGSTTTTAAASAPAFGFSFSSGAAVSSTPSTTASAPALGFGGATGSSLFASTTSAPLFSTTNASSPAPAATTTPSFGFSASPATTTSGPSFGFTPSPASATTGSAAPSLFSSASSAPAFAFAKSTSATPTTPVSLATSQAAPAPSLFSNTSAAGSTSATTSGFSFVSSSAASTPTLASVSVTGASTVASATAAAATSGSLFPTASTSGFSFSVAPSSSSAAAATATTTTVTSASTSAGMTTTSPLTGTTGFPSFNLQTTTPASTSSSFGVSNTAASTSATSTSTSQATSAAVQASSTGAATTTAITPAASQAPKLPSEIVGKSVEEIIRDWNNELQDRTAKFRKHATAIAEWDRRILQNRNVLIRLEAEVAKVVETQTGLERQLELIETHQREVDKALQGMEEEAERIFQDERVLLREDEAASARDTMYEQAEVVEHELQHMTEQVKSIIQTMNATQGAELEAADSMTPFDVAVRILDNQLRSLMWIDEKVNEFSGRIQRLPNNSASAERDSGIPRFWLS, from the exons ATGGCGACCTCCTTCGGTTtcggcggcggctccgcggccgcgggctccaccgcctcctcccccttctccttctcctccaccccatcccccttctccttctcccagccggcggcggcctcctcccccgcccccgccttcggttcctctcccttctcctcatcctccgccgccgcctcctctgcccccACTTTCGGCTCCTCCCTGTTCGgggcctcgcccgccgccgcgcccgcctctGCTGCGGCCTCCTCCCCTTTCGGCTTCGGATCCACCGGATTCTCGTTCGGGCAAGCCACCGCAGCCGCCTCATCGGTCGCGTCAGCGCCATCCCTCTTCCGGGCAACGCCTGCCGCATCCTCCGCCGGAACAACCCCTAGCTTATTCGGCGCTGCCACCTCCGCCACAAGCAGCCCCGGCCTCTTCGGCGCTGCCTCTGCCCCCGCAAGCAGCCCGGGCCTCTTCGGCGCGTCCGCCACCGGCTCCGCGACGACTACCCCGGGCCTGTTCGGCGCTACCACCTCCGCGGCAACCACTCCGGGCCTATTCggggccacctccgccgcggcgaCCACACCGAACCTATTCggggccacctccgccgcggcgacgaCACCTAGTCTGttcggcgccgcctcctccgctgcGTCCACGCCAAGCCTCTTCTCTGGAGCCTCCACGGGCTTCGGCTTTGGctcgtcggcgtccggctccaccactaccacggccgccgcctcggcacCAGCATTTGGCTTTTCATTCAGCTCAGGGGCGGCCGTGTCAAGCACTCCCTCCACCACGGCATCAGCACCGGCATTAGGGTTTGGGGGCGCCACGGGCTCGTCGCTGTTCGCATCCACCACTTCTGCGCCACTCTTCAGCACCACCAACGCCTCTTCTCCAGCGCCTGCTGCCACCACCACTCCATCCTTTGGCTTCTCTGCCTcgccagcaacaacaacatccGGCCCGTCCTTTGGCTTTACGCCATCACCAGCGAGCGCAACGACAGGGAGCGCGGCTCCTTCCTTGTTCTCTTCTGCTTCGTCGGCCCCTGCCTTTGCTTTCGCTAAGAGCACATCTGCCACGCCTACCACGCCGGTCTCCTTGGCCACTTCGCAGGCTGCACCTGCACCATCACTGTTCTCTAATACGAGTGCAGCAGGTAGTACGTCTGCCACTACGTCTGGCTTCTCCTTTGTTTCATCTTCGGCAGCTTCTACACCAACTTTAGCTTCTGTCTCTGTAACTGGTGCATCCACTGTGGCATCAGCTACTGCAGCTGCTGCAACATCGGGATCGTTGTTCCCAACTGCTTCTACCAGCGGTTTCAGTTTTTCAGTAGCACCATCATCGTCATCAGCAGCGGCAGCTACAGCCACTACCACCACTGTCACAAGTGCATCTACATCTGCAGGCATGACCACCACGTCTCCTTTGACTGGAACAACAGGGTTTCCTAGTTTTAATCTTCAAACAACTACGCCAGCTTCTACCTCATCGTCATTTG GTGTTTCTAATACAGCTGCTAGCACATCagccaccagcaccagcacaaGTCAGGCAACTTCCGCAGCTGTTCAAGCTAGCAGCACAGG TGCTGCTACTACTACAGCTATCACTCCAGCAGCTTCCCAAGCACCTAAGCTACCATCAGAAATTGTTGGCAAAAGTGTGGAGGAG ATTATTAGGGACTGGAACAATGAGCTTCAAGACCGAACTGCGAAATTCAGGAAACATGCCACTGCAATAGCTGAATGGGACAGGAGAATTCTGCAAAACAGAAATGTTCTTATCAGGCTTGAG GCTGAGGTGGCTAAAGTTGTTGAAACACAAACAGGCTTAGAGCGTCAACTTGAGTTGATAGAAACTCATCAGCGAGAG GTAGACAAGGCTCTCCAGGGTATGGAGGAGGAAGCTGAACGCATATTCCAGGATGAACGGGTGTTGCTTCGTGAAGATGAGGCTGCTTCGGCAAGAGATACAAT GTATGAGCAAGCAGAAGTTGTGGAGCATGAATTGCAACATATGACAGAACAAGTAAAATCCATCATTCAGACTATGAACGCTACTCAG GGTGCTGAGCTTGAGGCCGCTGATAGTATGACACCATTTGATGTTGCTGTCCGTATACTGGATAATCAACTGCGGTCCCTGATGTGGATTGATGAGAAG GTTAATGAGTTCTCAGGCAGAATACAGAGGCTGCCTAACAACAGTGCTTCAGCTGAA
- the LOC101762328 gene encoding nuclear pore complex protein NUP62 isoform X3 has product MATSFGFGGGSAAAGSTASSPFSFSSTPSPFSFSQPAAASSPAPAFGSSPFSSSSAAASSAPTFGSSLFGASPAAAPASAAASSPFGFGSTGFSFGQATAAASSVASAPSLFRATPAASSAGTTPSLFGAATSATSSPGLFGAASAPASSPGLFGASATGSATTTPGLFGATTSAATTPGLFGATSAAATTPNLFGATSAAATTPSLFGAASSAASTPSLFSGASTGFGFGSSASGSTTTTAAASAPAFGFSFSSGAAVSSTPSTTASAPALGFGGATGSSLFASTTSAPLFSTTNASSPAPAATTTPSFGFSASPATTTSGPSFGFTPSPASATTGSAAPSLFSSASSAPAFAFAKSTSATPTTPVSLATSQAAPAPSLFSNTSAAATAAAATSGSLFPTASTSGFSFSVAPSSSSAAAATATTTTVTSASTSAGMTTTSPLTGTTGFPSFNLQTTTPASTSSSFGVSNTAASTSATSTSTSQATSAAVQASSTGAATTTAITPAASQAPKLPSEIVGKSVEEIIRDWNNELQDRTAKFRKHATAIAEWDRRILQNRNVLIRLEAEVAKVVETQTGLERQLELIETHQREVDKALQGMEEEAERIFQDERVLLREDEAASARDTMYEQAEVVEHELQHMTEQVKSIIQTMNATQGAELEAADSMTPFDVAVRILDNQLRSLMWIDEKVNEFSGRIQRLPNNSASAERDSGIPRFWLS; this is encoded by the exons ATGGCGACCTCCTTCGGTTtcggcggcggctccgcggccgcgggctccaccgcctcctcccccttctccttctcctccaccccatcccccttctccttctcccagccggcggcggcctcctcccccgcccccgccttcggttcctctcccttctcctcatcctccgccgccgcctcctctgcccccACTTTCGGCTCCTCCCTGTTCGgggcctcgcccgccgccgcgcccgcctctGCTGCGGCCTCCTCCCCTTTCGGCTTCGGATCCACCGGATTCTCGTTCGGGCAAGCCACCGCAGCCGCCTCATCGGTCGCGTCAGCGCCATCCCTCTTCCGGGCAACGCCTGCCGCATCCTCCGCCGGAACAACCCCTAGCTTATTCGGCGCTGCCACCTCCGCCACAAGCAGCCCCGGCCTCTTCGGCGCTGCCTCTGCCCCCGCAAGCAGCCCGGGCCTCTTCGGCGCGTCCGCCACCGGCTCCGCGACGACTACCCCGGGCCTGTTCGGCGCTACCACCTCCGCGGCAACCACTCCGGGCCTATTCggggccacctccgccgcggcgaCCACACCGAACCTATTCggggccacctccgccgcggcgacgaCACCTAGTCTGttcggcgccgcctcctccgctgcGTCCACGCCAAGCCTCTTCTCTGGAGCCTCCACGGGCTTCGGCTTTGGctcgtcggcgtccggctccaccactaccacggccgccgcctcggcacCAGCATTTGGCTTTTCATTCAGCTCAGGGGCGGCCGTGTCAAGCACTCCCTCCACCACGGCATCAGCACCGGCATTAGGGTTTGGGGGCGCCACGGGCTCGTCGCTGTTCGCATCCACCACTTCTGCGCCACTCTTCAGCACCACCAACGCCTCTTCTCCAGCGCCTGCTGCCACCACCACTCCATCCTTTGGCTTCTCTGCCTcgccagcaacaacaacatccGGCCCGTCCTTTGGCTTTACGCCATCACCAGCGAGCGCAACGACAGGGAGCGCGGCTCCTTCCTTGTTCTCTTCTGCTTCGTCGGCCCCTGCCTTTGCTTTCGCTAAGAGCACATCTGCCACGCCTACCACGCCGGTCTCCTTGGCCACTTCGCAGGCTGCACCTGCACCATCACTGTTCTCTAATACGAGTGCAGCAG CTACTGCAGCTGCTGCAACATCGGGATCGTTGTTCCCAACTGCTTCTACCAGCGGTTTCAGTTTTTCAGTAGCACCATCATCGTCATCAGCAGCGGCAGCTACAGCCACTACCACCACTGTCACAAGTGCATCTACATCTGCAGGCATGACCACCACGTCTCCTTTGACTGGAACAACAGGGTTTCCTAGTTTTAATCTTCAAACAACTACGCCAGCTTCTACCTCATCGTCATTTG GTGTTTCTAATACAGCTGCTAGCACATCagccaccagcaccagcacaaGTCAGGCAACTTCCGCAGCTGTTCAAGCTAGCAGCACAGG TGCTGCTACTACTACAGCTATCACTCCAGCAGCTTCCCAAGCACCTAAGCTACCATCAGAAATTGTTGGCAAAAGTGTGGAGGAG ATTATTAGGGACTGGAACAATGAGCTTCAAGACCGAACTGCGAAATTCAGGAAACATGCCACTGCAATAGCTGAATGGGACAGGAGAATTCTGCAAAACAGAAATGTTCTTATCAGGCTTGAG GCTGAGGTGGCTAAAGTTGTTGAAACACAAACAGGCTTAGAGCGTCAACTTGAGTTGATAGAAACTCATCAGCGAGAG GTAGACAAGGCTCTCCAGGGTATGGAGGAGGAAGCTGAACGCATATTCCAGGATGAACGGGTGTTGCTTCGTGAAGATGAGGCTGCTTCGGCAAGAGATACAAT GTATGAGCAAGCAGAAGTTGTGGAGCATGAATTGCAACATATGACAGAACAAGTAAAATCCATCATTCAGACTATGAACGCTACTCAG GGTGCTGAGCTTGAGGCCGCTGATAGTATGACACCATTTGATGTTGCTGTCCGTATACTGGATAATCAACTGCGGTCCCTGATGTGGATTGATGAGAAG GTTAATGAGTTCTCAGGCAGAATACAGAGGCTGCCTAACAACAGTGCTTCAGCTGAA
- the LOC101762328 gene encoding nuclear pore complex protein NUP62 isoform X2: MATSFGFGGGSAAAGSTASSPFSFSSTPSPFSFSQPAAASSPAPAFGSSPFSSSSAAASSAPTFGSSLFGASPAAAPASAAASSPFGFGSTGFSFGQATAAASSVASAPSLFRATPAASSAGTTPSLFGAATSATSSPGLFGAASAPASSPGLFGASATGSATTTPGLFGATTSAATTPGLFGATSAAATTPNLFGATSAAATTPSLFGAASSAASTPSLFSGASTGFGFGSSASGSTTTTAAASAPAFGFSFSSGAAVSSTPSTTASAPALGFGGATGSSLFASTTSAPLFSTTNASSPAPAATTTPSFGFSASPATTTSGPSFGFTPSPASATTGSAAPSLFSSASSAPAFAFAKSTSATPTTPVSLATSQAAPAPSLFSNTSAAASVSVTGASTVASATAAAATSGSLFPTASTSGFSFSVAPSSSSAAAATATTTTVTSASTSAGMTTTSPLTGTTGFPSFNLQTTTPASTSSSFGVSNTAASTSATSTSTSQATSAAVQASSTGAATTTAITPAASQAPKLPSEIVGKSVEEIIRDWNNELQDRTAKFRKHATAIAEWDRRILQNRNVLIRLEAEVAKVVETQTGLERQLELIETHQREVDKALQGMEEEAERIFQDERVLLREDEAASARDTMYEQAEVVEHELQHMTEQVKSIIQTMNATQGAELEAADSMTPFDVAVRILDNQLRSLMWIDEKVNEFSGRIQRLPNNSASAERDSGIPRFWLS, from the exons ATGGCGACCTCCTTCGGTTtcggcggcggctccgcggccgcgggctccaccgcctcctcccccttctccttctcctccaccccatcccccttctccttctcccagccggcggcggcctcctcccccgcccccgccttcggttcctctcccttctcctcatcctccgccgccgcctcctctgcccccACTTTCGGCTCCTCCCTGTTCGgggcctcgcccgccgccgcgcccgcctctGCTGCGGCCTCCTCCCCTTTCGGCTTCGGATCCACCGGATTCTCGTTCGGGCAAGCCACCGCAGCCGCCTCATCGGTCGCGTCAGCGCCATCCCTCTTCCGGGCAACGCCTGCCGCATCCTCCGCCGGAACAACCCCTAGCTTATTCGGCGCTGCCACCTCCGCCACAAGCAGCCCCGGCCTCTTCGGCGCTGCCTCTGCCCCCGCAAGCAGCCCGGGCCTCTTCGGCGCGTCCGCCACCGGCTCCGCGACGACTACCCCGGGCCTGTTCGGCGCTACCACCTCCGCGGCAACCACTCCGGGCCTATTCggggccacctccgccgcggcgaCCACACCGAACCTATTCggggccacctccgccgcggcgacgaCACCTAGTCTGttcggcgccgcctcctccgctgcGTCCACGCCAAGCCTCTTCTCTGGAGCCTCCACGGGCTTCGGCTTTGGctcgtcggcgtccggctccaccactaccacggccgccgcctcggcacCAGCATTTGGCTTTTCATTCAGCTCAGGGGCGGCCGTGTCAAGCACTCCCTCCACCACGGCATCAGCACCGGCATTAGGGTTTGGGGGCGCCACGGGCTCGTCGCTGTTCGCATCCACCACTTCTGCGCCACTCTTCAGCACCACCAACGCCTCTTCTCCAGCGCCTGCTGCCACCACCACTCCATCCTTTGGCTTCTCTGCCTcgccagcaacaacaacatccGGCCCGTCCTTTGGCTTTACGCCATCACCAGCGAGCGCAACGACAGGGAGCGCGGCTCCTTCCTTGTTCTCTTCTGCTTCGTCGGCCCCTGCCTTTGCTTTCGCTAAGAGCACATCTGCCACGCCTACCACGCCGGTCTCCTTGGCCACTTCGCAGGCTGCACCTGCACCATCACTGTTCTCTAATACGAGTGCAGCAG CTTCTGTCTCTGTAACTGGTGCATCCACTGTGGCATCAGCTACTGCAGCTGCTGCAACATCGGGATCGTTGTTCCCAACTGCTTCTACCAGCGGTTTCAGTTTTTCAGTAGCACCATCATCGTCATCAGCAGCGGCAGCTACAGCCACTACCACCACTGTCACAAGTGCATCTACATCTGCAGGCATGACCACCACGTCTCCTTTGACTGGAACAACAGGGTTTCCTAGTTTTAATCTTCAAACAACTACGCCAGCTTCTACCTCATCGTCATTTG GTGTTTCTAATACAGCTGCTAGCACATCagccaccagcaccagcacaaGTCAGGCAACTTCCGCAGCTGTTCAAGCTAGCAGCACAGG TGCTGCTACTACTACAGCTATCACTCCAGCAGCTTCCCAAGCACCTAAGCTACCATCAGAAATTGTTGGCAAAAGTGTGGAGGAG ATTATTAGGGACTGGAACAATGAGCTTCAAGACCGAACTGCGAAATTCAGGAAACATGCCACTGCAATAGCTGAATGGGACAGGAGAATTCTGCAAAACAGAAATGTTCTTATCAGGCTTGAG GCTGAGGTGGCTAAAGTTGTTGAAACACAAACAGGCTTAGAGCGTCAACTTGAGTTGATAGAAACTCATCAGCGAGAG GTAGACAAGGCTCTCCAGGGTATGGAGGAGGAAGCTGAACGCATATTCCAGGATGAACGGGTGTTGCTTCGTGAAGATGAGGCTGCTTCGGCAAGAGATACAAT GTATGAGCAAGCAGAAGTTGTGGAGCATGAATTGCAACATATGACAGAACAAGTAAAATCCATCATTCAGACTATGAACGCTACTCAG GGTGCTGAGCTTGAGGCCGCTGATAGTATGACACCATTTGATGTTGCTGTCCGTATACTGGATAATCAACTGCGGTCCCTGATGTGGATTGATGAGAAG GTTAATGAGTTCTCAGGCAGAATACAGAGGCTGCCTAACAACAGTGCTTCAGCTGAA